The Salvelinus namaycush isolate Seneca chromosome 31, SaNama_1.0, whole genome shotgun sequence genomic interval gaagtgcaaactcatccatatcccactgtgtattcaatagggtcttggttgaaaatcgaccaacctcagaattcccacttcctgtttggattttttctcaggtttttgcctgccatatgagttctgttataatcacagacatcattcaaacagttttagaaacttcagagtgttttctatccaatacaaataataatatgcattatcttagcaactgggactgaggagcaggcagtttactatgggcacctctcatccaagctactcaatactgcccctgcagccataagaagttaatgtgagTCTGGTAGGAGAGTTCACAGTCTACCAGACAGACATCATCAATAACGACTCATTTATTAGTTGTAGATCAGttagtcagtcacaatttacccatgatacatcaCGGTTTTGATGCTCGAACAcggccacagacacacacattttctcAGTCGAGAGTTTTGATAGGGTGTAATTGCAGCTGCAATTCGGGGCGTTCCTGCATGCGGGCATTCCTGCATCGGCAGGAACCCCTCTTTATACACTACATCaccaagagtatgtggacacctgctcatcgaacatcttattccaaaatcatggcattaatatggagttggtcacccTGAACtcatctgggaaggctttccactcgatgttggaacattgctctggggatttgcttccattcagccacgagcattagtgaggtcgggcactgatgttgggcgattaggcctgactcgtAGTCAGCGTCccaaattcatcccaaaggtgttcgatggggttgaggtcagggctctgtgcggggcagtcaagttcttccacaccgatctcgacaaaccatttctatggacctcgctttgtgcacgggggaaatgtcatactgaaacaggaaagggccttccacaaactgttaaatgttggaagcatagaatggtctagaatgtcattgaatgctgtagcgctacgatttctcttcactggaccaaaggggcctagcccgaaccatgaaaaacagccccagacattattcctcctccaccaaacattacagttggcactatgcattggggaggGTAGCGTTCTCCAGGCATCCGCCAAATACAGATTCGTCTTTCGGACTGcctgatggtgaagcgtgattcattacgccagagaacgcgtttccactgctcccgTCCAATGGTGgcgcattgcgcatggtgatcttaggcttgtgtgcggctgctcggccatggaaacccacttcatgaagctcccaacaaacagttcttgtgctgacattgcttccagaggcagtttggaactcggtagtgagtgttgcaaccgaggacggaTGATTTttgcgctacgcgcttcagcactcggcagccccattctgtgagattgtgtgccctaccacttcgcggatgagccgttgttggtcctggacgtttccacttcacaataacagcacagagttgaccagggcagctttaACAGGCCAGAAATTTgacaaattgacttgttggaaaggtggcatcctatgacagtaccaggttgaaagtcactgagctctgcagtaaggccattctgctgccaatgtttgtctattgagattgcatggctgtgtgatcgattttatacacctgtcaacaactggtgtggctgaaatggccgaatccactaatttgaaggggtgtccataccTTTTTATATATAGGGtactgttacgcacgcctctaaaaagagggaacgcaactccctgctgcaactcaactctccgtgaagcgaaagaggtatggactgtaggtgcgaataaggacgacaaaggcagaatttaccgtttactaggatttatttccttaaacggtaatatggggaaaaggggctggacggaaccaaagcaaagaaagtaaatatcaaagctccccctctcctatctaacctgcctacccacttaacttacctaacttagcaccacctggtgccctaaccaaaatacagggggtggtccgcccaggtcttacctagtgtgcctagacattgaatatactacgggtatatgtatgccctcgggcctcttgcctaagcactccctaagtgccttccccttcccccctgggaacaaatgaaacagaacaacaaacaatccacttcacaacaaaactgagaAAACTAACTCAGGTCACTAAAGATGCTCTGaacaagcaacaaacacagaacatagccaagctgctaccaacaacaactaacacagtgcatactcacaaccaacatgctataacccctcagccataaacctctctctcagcaatgatctatCCAACATTCAATCTCAGCCTATAATGATATAtatcgctctctatctctctcaggatcatttccctttttctctcctgaacagaacactggctttatatcttcaggtggcaatggtgattagagtcagatgcttcttgacgagggggcggggtcagctccaatcatcaattagcctggggtcgaccaatcagctggttggggaggcttccaggaagccatctcctgaaacacacacactcaaatacaacacagaaactggggaacgtaacaggtACTTCTACTTTTAAGCTAGGACTCTGGTACACAGCGACAGCGGGGtcgctccagtacagtaggtagcaGTAATGCACCATATTGTTGGATGCCAAAGGCCAATAAACCCCACAGAAAAAGAGGCGGAGGCAACAACAGTTTCTAGCTAGCTAGGACAATGGTAGATACTGTCCTCTGCCCCAGCCTGTCAGGCACTGTTTCCAGCAGTTCTGTTAACAAGGGTGAGAGCAGGTGTTTAGGAACCagggtgctagctagctagttagcaagctaggacttggtacacagcaggcgggagagatagctagctagcacaccGGTAAACTGTGTACTTTGCCCCCGCCTGTTTTCCCGCAGTTCTGTTAATGACGGCGAGGGTCAGTGTTGTAGGTGTTCGGCAGGTGTTTAGGACACTGGGTGCTagctcgttagctagctaggaCTCTGATACACAGCAGGTGGGATAGATAGTTAGCTGGCAATAGCTAGGATAccagtagacagtgtccttcgccccTGCCTGTTGGGCACTGCTTTCCCACAGTTCTGTTAACAACGGCGAGGGTAGATGTTCTGCAGgcgggagcgaaggacactgtgtgctagctagctaggaagaCTCCGGCACAAAGCAGACTGGGAGTGAcaccggtagctagctagctaggacacCGGTTGACTGTCATTCGCCCCCGAAAAACTCAGATGAAGGAACACCATCATATACAATATTGATATTTTTTTACTGAAAATGACCACTTTAAGgagtatactacaaagcaggatcaatgaatTAGCCAGCTAACCTTGATGACCAGAAATAACTTTTTCTGGttcataaagaaaacaaatacagtatgtgtttttTGGTTGTTGAGTTAAGTAGACATTGCCCACTTATCCTTATTCTCCTTGTTCCTACTTTTTGTTTACCCCTCTGGCGTCTTATTAGTTGATTTCAAATAAATGTTACTTTTGATATAGTTGACATAACAACAATAAAAAAGTAATAATCGAGGCATCTACCTGACAGCGAAGTAAATAAGTCACAAATGTCTATTGTATTCAAATGGCATACATTGTAACCTCATTGTTGGAAGTCCTTAAACAGTCCTGTTTATAATCCCCTTGTTTCTCGCCTCTTTCTCAGAGCGTTTTAATGCTGCAGTTGACGACCAAGGATTCTCAGGGAACGAGACAATGGAGGGGGTGGGGGTCTCCCTGACGGCCCTCATGGTTCTGGACAGTCATCTGACCACGGTGTTCCTCCCCATCGTCTACATAGTGGTGTTTGCTGTGGGGCTGCCCACCAACACCATGGCCATCTGGGTCTTCCTGTTCCGGACCAAGAAGAAGCACCCTGCCACCATCTACATGGCCAACCTGGCTCTGTCTGACCTGCTCTTTGTCATCTGGACGCCTCTGAAGATCGCCTACCACTTCAACGGTAACGACTGGATCTATGGAGAGAGGCTGTGTAAAGTCGTGGTGGGCTTCTTCTATGGGAACATGTACTGCTCCATCCTCTTCATCACCTGTATCAGTGTCCAGCGCTACTGGGCCATCGTTTACCCCCTCTCCCAGGATTGTAGGAACAACCATGTAGCCATCGGTGTCTCGGTCGCAGTCTGGGTGGGGGTCTGGCTGCTGaccacccctctctacctctatgACCAGACAGTCAAGGTGACCAACCTCAACATCACCACCTGCCACGACGTCGTCCGGCCCAGCCAGAATAGCATGGCCGTCGGCTACTTCCTGACCATGGGAACCCTTGGATTTGTAGTTCCCACTGTGGTGTGCGTGGTGGCCTACGTTCTGATGCTCAAGTCCCTGAGGAACTCAATGACGGACAGCAGCATCACCAAGAATCGGCGCAAGGCTGTGGTGCTCATCATTACTGTGCTGGTCATGTTCCTGGTCTGTTTCACCCCCAGTAACATCATGCTGCTTGTGCACTACTCCCTCCTGCTGGCCGGAGTAGTGAACGATGGCTACGGCTTTTACATCACCACCCTGTGTCTGGCCGCCCTCAACAGCTGTGTGGATCCATTCATCTACTACTTCATCTCAGAGGAGTTCAGGGAGCACGTGAAGAACACGCTGAGGTGCCGCAGTGAGAGGACAGTGGCGAGGATGAGGGTCTCGTTCAGCGCTCTTAAGTACTCCAAGAAAAAAAGCACCTACATGTCAGACTCAGGGAACACACAGAGCAGCTCCTGTTAAGGGGGTTGTCATGTGGAGATGGAAGTTGGCTGTACTGAtgtttttaaagtactggacggGTGAAAGGGAATAGCTGGTGACCATCTGCCATGTTGCTTTCACCTGACTTGTTTCATCATTATTAATGGAAAAGGTGCCATTTTAAACTGAGATGCAACCACAGACTACTTCATATTATGTGCTTGTGTTACATTGGCTTCTCTTCCCTCATACATGATATTTACATGGAGATTTTGTTTGTTTTATATAGAGGGCAAAATTAGTAAGAGTGATGAGGCAAATTGTTTTTATTCCACGTTACTGATCCATCCTCCACGTTTAGACAATCAGATGTCCATTAAGTTTGTTCCAGCGTGGAGCTCTCCGAAACTGTCAACTTAGTTCTCAGTGCCCTGCACTGACCCTTCACTTCTTTAAGTGAGCCATTCACCTACAGTAcatagtgaaagtctacacaccccttgcacagttaTGGCATTTTCTATACCACCTGCTtgacattttcaaagtgaaagaaaaggTATAGACAATGtttgaaaaaaataaacaaagaTGTCTTGTTTGTATTCACATCCCATAGTTAACACTtagtggaagcacctttggcagcaattccAGCTGAAAGTCATTTTGAATAACATTCTACCTACTCTTAGCTTAacacgagtcacaaacccggatccgggatccccccatcaaaaaagctgactagcatagcctagcctaacgcgacagggatatcatataatataattttcatgaaatcacatgtccaagacaccaaatgaaagataaacatcttgtgaatccagccatcatttccgatttttaaaatgttttacagcgaaaacacaatatgtatttctattagctaaccacaatagcaaaagactcaaccgcatattttcacaatttttttaccgcataggtagctatcacaaatccgaccaaataaagatataaatagtcactaaccaagaaacaacttcatcagatgacagtcttataacagatttattgtatagcatatgctttgttcgaaaaatgtgcatatttcaggtataaatcatagttttacattgcagccaccatcacaaatctcaccaaagcagctagaataactacagagaccaacgtgaaatacctaaatactcatcataaaacatttatgaaaaatacatggtgtacagcaaatgaaagacaaacatcttgtgaatccagccaatatttcagattttttaagtgttttacagcaaaaacacaatatagcattatattagcttactacaatagccaaccacacaaccgcattcattcaacgcaacggtagcgatagcgaaaaaaccagcaaaagatataaatttattcactaaccttcacaatcttcatcaggtgacagtcctataacatcatattacacaatacatatatggtttgttcaaaaatgtgcatatttagcggtacaaatcctggttttacaatgtgaatacgtagtcaaaatgcaaaaaaattgtccggagaaatcttggagaggcacctaatctaatcaaataactaatcataaactttactaaaaaatacatgttggacagcaaatgaaagatacactagttcttaatgcaaccgctgtgttagatttttaaaaataactttagtatgacatacagcttacgttatagcgagacagcgcccaaaatcagggcggaaaatacgactacacattttcgacagaaatacgaaataacatcataaatggttcctacttttgatgagcttccatcagaatgttgtacaagttgtcctttgtccagaataatcgttgtttggttgtagaatgtcctcttcacctgtcgaattagcaaccaaagctagccatgtggcgcaggaGTGTCCAACTTCACCataacgcaaagaaaagaaaatgccgaaaatcgcaataaactgatataaactgatataactcagtttaaaataactactttatgatgtttttaacacatatatcaaataaaatcagagccggagatatctaacgtctatacagaaagcttttcagaacgcaaccttgggtcccttctcgcgccttcctgaacaatGAAAAgtctggtcacgtcattccaaaagctcttgttcggcctcagatcaagctatacaccccattccacctctcactgcctcgtgacatctagtggaaggcgtatgcagtgcatgtagatccatagatttcaggcaaattaataggatggcCTTGGAACAGATTTTTTacccttcctgacaggaagtttgctgcaaaatgagttctgttttactcacagatataattcaaacggttttagaaactagagagtgttttctatccaatagtaataataatatgcatattgtacgagcaagaattgagtacgaggcagtttaatttgggaacgattttttacaaagtgaaaatagcgccccctattgacaaaagttaacattatatccattgtttttgtcaaaattgctcaaaCTCAGTGCatttggttgggaatcattgatgAAGGCAAACAGTCtttgattttcaagcagatttaagtcaggatGGAAACTGGACCCCTCTGAaacactcaacacctcttggaatgccattctggtgtgtcttgtTGTTCAAATTTCTGTAATTgtcccccttgactttttccacattttgttacgttacagccttattctaaaatgtattaaatagtttttccccctcatcaatctacacacaataccccataatgacaaagcaaaaactgttttgtttttttcattTTTGGGAAGAAAAAAAGAAATATATCAAAtttacctttactcagtactttgttgaaatcttcttgggtatgacgctacaagcttggcacacctgtatttggggagtttctcccattcttctctgcatatcctctcaagctctgtcaggttggatggggagcatcgctgcacagctattttcagttctctccagagctGCTCAATCGggttcaggtccgggctctggctgggccattcaaggacattcagagacttgtcccgaagccactcctggattgttttggctgtgtgtttagggtcgttgtccttttggaaggtgaaccatcgccccagtctgaggtcctgagtggtctggagcaggttttcatcaaggatctctctgtacattgctccgttcatctttccctcgatactgactagtctcccacagcatgatgctgccaccaccgtgcttcaccgtagggatggtgccagttttcctccagacgtgatgcttggcattgaggccaaatagtttaatcttggtttcatcagaccctgagcatcttgtttctcttggtctgtgagtcctttaggtgccttttggcaaactccaagcgggctgtcatgtgccttttactgaggagtggtttccgtctggccactctaccataaaggcctgattggtggagtgctgcagagatggttgtccttctagaaggttctcccatctccacagaggacctctggagctctgtcagagtgaccatcgggttcttgctcacctccctgaccaaggcccttctccaccgactgctcagtttggccggggggccagctctagtaagagtcttgttggttccaaacttcttccatttcagaatgatggaggccactgtgttcttggggaccttcaatgctgcagacattttttggtacccttccccatttctgtacctcgacacagtcctgtctcggagctctatggacaattccttcgacctcatggcttggtttttgctctgacatgtactgtcaactgtgggacctttatatagacaggtgtgtaactttccaaatcatgtccaatcaattgaatttaccacaggtggactccaaacaagttgtagaaacatctcaaggatgatcaatggaaacagaatgtacctgagctcaattttaagTCTCATGGCAAAAggtctgttttttaaattttttatataaattggaaaacatttctacaaaactgtttttgctttgtcattatggggtattgtgtgtagattgaggattttttatttatttaatacattttagataaCCAAAtatggaaaagggaaggggtctaaatactttccgaatgcactgtgtttacctgggctttgctcctttcatttTTCTTTTGATCTTGACAGACTCCCCAGTATCTGCCGgggacaagcatacccataatatgatgttgccaccacattacttgaaaatacagagggttggtagaatcttatttAAAATTATTTTCAGCTGTAATTCTGAAGACCTGCACAATCAAGACatcttcataatgcatttttgtACAGTTCCTATACGTtgtctttcactttgaaaatgtggagcagGTTGTGTAAATCGGTAGAAAAAAAACTAGAATGTAATCCCTTTTTAGAATTGAGGCAGAACCTTTTGAAAACTGTTCAAGGGATATGTAGACTTTCACTAAGCATTGTAAACCATGAATGTATGATATTTCTATCACCTATGCATATGCTCGTGAAGCTCATCtgataaataaaatgtaaatattgtACATATTACATTTGTCTATAACAGATTGTGTGTAATGTTTTATTTTTCAATAGAAATACATAAAACAAAAATGATTGGCCTTGGCTTTGTCAGCCGAGTGGCATTTAGCAATGGTTCCCTTTCTGTTGTGACATGAGTTTACATAAACAACTACCAAGTAGAAAAGGGGAAATTCTGATCATTATCTTGAATGTACAGTATAGTTTTGTATAGGAGAACTTTCGCCTACACCCTGAGAGATGTTGCAGCCTTAACTAAAATGGCAAAGAGAACCAATACTAGATTGGCATAgctctgatttatttagaaatagGTTTTCTCTCTCCTATAAGATTTGTCTGGGTTATCCTTGGAAAAAACCAAGCAGGTTAGACCTGTGTAAAGTAGTATTCTCAGCCACAAGCATACCTTCCTTCCCCGTTCAGACTCGAGAGGTTGTGAAAGCCAAGGGGAACTACTGTTATGCTTATCAAatcaaaaatctaattttattggttgcatacatttagcagatgttattagtGAAGGAGTACAGATTTGTAAGCAGCATATAAATATGGTGTTTCATacattggcatttttcctattggCTTACTCACTCCCAAACCATATTACCCAGAGGCATGTGGAAATTAACAGACACTCGAAACCATGTAATATGCGTGAGAGAGTTTCCAAGGAGTGTTCCCAGACATTCATCCATAGCCAGTGACCATGGCACTCCTAAGTCTAGGTTAGCTATGCCCAACTCTAAATATGAAGAATGGACATACACTGAGTCTatgaaacattaggaacaccttcctaatattgagttgcacccccttttgcccttagaacagcctcaatttgtcggggcatggactagaaggtgtcaaaagcgttccacagggatgccttCCCATagttgtgccaagttggctggttgtcctttgggtggtggaccattattgatacacacaggaaactgttgagtgtgaaaaacccagcagcgttgcagttcttgacacacaaaccggtgcgccttgcACGTACtactataccccgttcaaaggcactctcatcctttgtcttgcccattcaccctctgaatggcacacatacacaatctatgtctcaattgtctccaggcttaaaaatcctactttaacctgtctcctccccttcatctacactgatttaagtggatttaacaggtgacatcagtaaggcatcatactgtagctttcacctatattcacctggtcagtctatgacatggaaagagcagatgttcctactgttttgtacactgtgtatgtATATTGTACATTTCCCTTGTTTCAGACCATGCAAGAAGCTGCTGGTCTGATTGACATGGACCAAAGCTGTTTCTGACCTGCACCCGACTACCAAGAAGATACATTTAGGgtaagagaaaaagagaaaaactgTAATGGATCATATTCTTTTCTTTCTATTACATCTTAAATCTTTATCTTAAATATATTTCCGTTGAAGTTGGTTTATTGAAGCAGGTTTAAAGTCTCTAAAACCGTTTCTATGAAGTTTGATGGTCTATGAaaagggtaaatccatttgaattcaatcccTTTTTGACCGCATCACTTTTAATTTaaagaaaactttccatacatgtttgccaatggaagaagtggtcagaaagtgactttttggacctgaatgccaaaacaaaAATGGTAATTTCTTGACCTTTAATGTCAATTATCTAAACTCAAACTCTGATATTTTTCATATTTGCGCATGTTGtagttgagacacaacatgctcttgaatacacgGTGGGTGTCATTGTTAAATAATTGAATTCATAGAATGGACCTACTGTATCCCTTCAGACCAATACAATTTTACTGGTACACCTTTGAAATTGAAATTTGAACCTCTAATTACTACCACAGATGtctattctattatctatatttctatTATTTCAAAAAGTTTCCtatgggggcctcccgggtggcgcagtggtctaccAGAGTCTCTGgtttcgcgcccaggctctgtcgcagccggccgcgaccgggaggtccgtggggcgacacacaattggcatagcgtcgtccgggttagggagggtttggccggtagggatatccttgtctcatcgcgctccagcgactcctgtggcgggccgggcgcagtgcgtgctaaccaagggggccaggtacacggtgtttcctccgacacattggtgcggctggcttccgggttggaggcgcgctgtgttaagaagcagtgcggcttggttgggttgtgcttcggaggacgcatggctttcaaccttcgtctctcccgagcccgtacgggagttgtagcgatgagacaagatagtaattactagcgattggataccacgaacattggggagaaaatgggatataaaaaaaatatatataaaaaaaaaaaagtttcctATGGAAGTTTGACAGTATAATTTCAAACaacagatattcccattcaagtcaacattcttaaatgtgtggacctccaaccattTTAGTGGTaacatttgaaaataaaaattTCCATTGGATTCCTATTTTAGTACATTTATCGCCAAAACGTGACACTCACCcggtattcaagagcatgttgtgtctcaaccgatggcggGCACAACATAAAAACCTCAGATGTAAATTAGGTTCTAAGCAAAAATGGAAAGAAATGGAGTTCACAATCTTTTATAACTTACGTTAATGGTAAAAAATGACATTGTATTAATAAATTGTTGGACAActctgtttgtaagcttttaaattgtCTCATTGTATGGTGGGGTTTGCCAAAcagtcaactttgagcacctttatctcttgaatgttttgcCATTCAGTTCCAAAaagttattatatatattttttttttatattttttttttgcattttccaattaacaacattcaagacaaacgtgaaaagatattagacaacaataggacaaagtgacagtgacagatgagcgtaacaaagaaagaaaaaataaaacaaattataattatatatacaaacatacaataaaaaaaattataatgagacattggatcatatggtcacctgctgtaggctacatattatacattacgtgtgaaacattatataaggataatatagagattcattcaatgtgatgtggggggagattctccatatagtcaataaaaggttgccaaattctgtaaaatgtatttaacttattcctcaagcggtaagtaattttctccagtgggatacaactattaacttctgatagccacattgcagctggcaggggggaatccaatttccatttcaaggcgatacatttcttggcaatcgctagcaatatttctgttagctttatagtatggctttgcctaagattggtgttagtaaagttgcccagtagacagacctccgggtctaaatggaatgcaaccccatgaattgaggatatggtatcgcataccccctgccagaaaccatgtagttttgaacactgccaagtggaatggaggaatgttccttcatctgagccacatctaaaacatagggaggagatatcagggttgaacttgtgcagtctagatggggtgatgtagagctgatggaggaaattaaactggatcagtctgtatctggagttcaatgtggatgtaacaccatccctgcataggtcactccatagaccctcatcaagatcaatacccagatctttttcccatctaagtcggggtttatctagcccaggcagtgttagtcctgacataagagcatcgtaaacacgggaaatggccttgaacagtggttggtctgcgtggcagagttccattgtcccttgagagacaccctaataaagtttcgtagttgtaggtagctaatgaagtccctgttaggcaagtggtatttctgtttcagctgatcaaaagacataagaactccctcctcgtaacaatgttccagaagagtgatccccttatcacaccatggtctaaagttactattctggaaaaacataggaatcaatctattgttccataaaggggttttaggggaaagg includes:
- the LOC120026238 gene encoding proteinase-activated receptor 2-like: MVDTVLCPSLSGTVSSSSVNKERFNAAVDDQGFSGNETMEGVGVSLTALMVLDSHLTTVFLPIVYIVVFAVGLPTNTMAIWVFLFRTKKKHPATIYMANLALSDLLFVIWTPLKIAYHFNGNDWIYGERLCKVVVGFFYGNMYCSILFITCISVQRYWAIVYPLSQDCRNNHVAIGVSVAVWVGVWLLTTPLYLYDQTVKVTNLNITTCHDVVRPSQNSMAVGYFLTMGTLGFVVPTVVCVVAYVLMLKSLRNSMTDSSITKNRRKAVVLIITVLVMFLVCFTPSNIMLLVHYSLLLAGVVNDGYGFYITTLCLAALNSCVDPFIYYFISEEFREHVKNTLRCRSERTVARMRVSFSALKYSKKKSTYMSDSGNTQSSSC